Genomic segment of Helicobacter sp. 12S02232-10:
GATGGAAGAAATAGCGCAGCAATTAAGAGGCTTAGAGACAAAAAAAATCGCCCTAAAAAACCTTTTGCACTGATGGTTAAAAACACCCAAATGGCTTTAAAATTTGTGGATTTAAATACACAAGAGATTGATGCTTTAGAGTCTAAAAGTGCTCCAATTATTCTAGGGAAAGCAAAAAAAAATAATATACTTTCTCCATATATTGCCCCCTCTTTGCATACGTTTGGTGTTATCTTGCCTTATAGTGGTATCCATCATTTGCTTTTTGAATCGCTTGATTTTCCCATTGTCTTTACGAGTGCAAATTTAAGTGGAGAACCTATTATTGCCTCTTTTATAGAACTGAAAGAAAAATTAGGGAATGTGTTTGAAAGTGCGCTTGATTTTGAACGTGAAATTATTCATCCTATTGATGATAGTGTAGTAGCATTTCTTGGAAAAGAGATGAGAGTGATGCGTCTAGGGCGTTCATTTGCTCCTTTGGATTTAGAAATCATAGCAAATAGTCACAGAGAAAATAGAATTAAAACTACCCTGTGTATTGGTTTGGGAGCAGAGCAAAAATCTACTTTGACTTATGCTATCAATGGAAAATACTTAATTTCTCCTTTTATAGGAGATTTGAACAATCCTGCGAGTATGCGTAGATACGAAGAAATTTTTGAGTTTTTTAAAGAAATATATTCCTTAAAACCTGATATTTTGATTCACGACCTACACCCTGATTATCACTCAAGTGTATTTAGTGCTAAAAAATCTTTAGAATTTCGTTGTAGAAGTATTTCTATACAGCATCATCGCGCTCATTTTTGTGCTGCTTTTGCCGAAGCAATGCTTCAAGATTCATCTATTGATCCTCAAAGCAAAATGTTAGGAATTATTTGGGATGGAACGGGGTTGGGCGATGATGGAAATATATGGGGTGGGGAAATATTTTTGGGGAATCTTACGGGTATTTTACGGATAGGTCATTTTGAAACTTTGCCTCTAATTGGAGGAGAAGGGGCAATAAAGAGCATATATAAAATTGGCTATGGTTTGGCTTTGAAATATGGCTTGAAAGCTTTGAAAGATCGATTTGAACAAGAATTAGACAAACAAGAGAGAGTAATTTTGAAAATGATGTTTGAAAAAAATATCAATACGCTTCATACTAGCTCTGTAGGTAGATTATTTGATGGGGTTGCAAGTCTGTGTGGGCTTCTTGATGAAAGCAGCTATGAAGGGGAGGCGGGAATGCTGATAGAAAGTCTTGTACAAAATTGTGTTTTAAAAGAAAATGAAAAGAAAAAATATGAATTTGAAATTAAAAATGGGATTGTTCGATATGATCTGATGTTTTTAGAGATGCAACAAGATATCTTAAAAGGGCATATTGATAAAATTGCTAAAAAATTCATCAATACTTTGGCTCAAATTGCATTTGCCTTGAGCGAAAATTATCCTGAATACAAGGTAATTTTTAGTGGTGGGGTATTTCAAAA
This window contains:
- the hypF gene encoding carbamoyltransferase HypF, whose amino-acid sequence is MSAKYIKIFVNGIVQGVGFRPFVYRIAQDLGLKGLVRNVGGGVEIVLDAKNSEEFIHMMKLQVPDCARIDCIQISIYEGLEDFKGFEILESQENAFGLESKIPKDMAICKDCLKEMFDKKNRHYHYAFTTCTNCGPRYSIIASLPYDRKNTSMAPFKMCQECQREYDNPNDRRFGAQPNSCPKCAISIKFHRAEHIYENNPIKECIRAILNGEIVAIKGIGGFALVCDGRNSAAIKRLRDKKNRPKKPFALMVKNTQMALKFVDLNTQEIDALESKSAPIILGKAKKNNILSPYIAPSLHTFGVILPYSGIHHLLFESLDFPIVFTSANLSGEPIIASFIELKEKLGNVFESALDFEREIIHPIDDSVVAFLGKEMRVMRLGRSFAPLDLEIIANSHRENRIKTTLCIGLGAEQKSTLTYAINGKYLISPFIGDLNNPASMRRYEEIFEFFKEIYSLKPDILIHDLHPDYHSSVFSAKKSLEFRCRSISIQHHRAHFCAAFAEAMLQDSSIDPQSKMLGIIWDGTGLGDDGNIWGGEIFLGNLTGILRIGHFETLPLIGGEGAIKSIYKIGYGLALKYGLKALKDRFEQELDKQERVILKMMFEKNINTLHTSSVGRLFDGVASLCGLLDESSYEGEAGMLIESLVQNCVLKENEKKKYEFEIKNGIVRYDLMFLEMQQDILKGHIDKIAKKFINTLAQIAFALSENYPEYKVIFSGGVFQNRVLCDTIATLFEKKGKKFYMHKILPPNDGCISFGQAVYAQYNAL